The genomic region GAAGCCCTATTTCCCATCTTGGACCAAAGAGTCAATCAAATTGTTGATTTTCTGGGCATCCCGATAGGACGTATCCATCTTGAATGTCAGTCTGGGAGTATTCTTCGTACCAAGCAGATGGCCCAGCTTTCCCTGGATAAAGGGTGCTGCACTCTGCAATCCCTCAACACTTTTCTTGAGCACAGAGTCCTCAAGAAAAGAAGAAATATACACCGTGGCATAGGAATTGTCATGGGATAAGGAAACCTTGCTTACAGAACAAAGGGAATTTACCTTTCTGTTCTTGATCTCACCATTGACGATAAGGGTACTGATTACCTGAGAAATCTTAGTTTCAATCCTGTCCTGACTGTACTGACTCATCCTGCTTTACCTCTTCCAGATTCCTGGCGACTTCCTGGGTTTCTACAATCTCAAATATATCTCCGACCTTGATGTCCTGGAAATTCTCAAGTCCGATACCACATTCAAATCCAACGGCAACTTCCTTGGCATCATCCTTGAAACGCTTGAGACTGGTCAACTTGATCAGATCCTTTGAAATCTGGATATTGTCTCTGATGACCCTGACCAAACTATTGCGTTTTACCTTGCCTTCCGTGACATAACAACCGGCAATTATACCGATCTTAGGCACCTTGAAGGTATCCCGTACTTCAACCTTACCGATATCAACTTCCTTGATGACAGGCGAAAGCAGGCCGGCCATTGCAGCGGTCACGTCATCCACGACATCATAGATGATGTTATACTTGCGGATTTCAACCTTTTCCTGGTCTGCCAAAGCCTGTGCTCGAGGCGTAGGCCGTACATTGAAGCCAATGACCAAAGCATCGGAAGCAGATGCAAGCGTAATATCACTTTCAATGATAGCGCCGGCACTTGCACGTATGACATTCAGCTTGATTTCATTGTTGGACAGTTTTTCCAAAGATCCCTGAAGAGCTTCAACGGAACCCTGTACGTCACCTTTGATTATGACGTTGAATTCCTTCATGTTGCCTTCCTTGATCTTCGAGTACATATTCTGCAAGGTAAACTTGTTCTCACTTGCCATGGTGCCGAGCTTCTGCAGTTCCTGCCTCTTGGCTCCTACCATCCTTGCCTGTCTTTCATCTTCCGTCACCTGGAAGGGATCACCAGCACTTGGAATATTGCTCAGGCCGATGATTTCGACAGGAGAGGAAGGTCCTGCTTCTGAAATCTTCTTGCCGGTATCATTGAACATGGCTCGTACTCGCCCAGGATAGATACCTGCGACGTAGTAATCACCTTGATGCAACGTACCACGTTGGATCAATACCGTAGCTACTGTACCACGCCCCTGGTCAATCCTTGACTCAAGGACTTTACCTTCTGCCCTGCAATCAGGGTTTGCCTTCAGTTCCAGAATCTCACTTTCCAGCAGGATGGTATCAAGCAATTCATCAATACCTTGCTTCTTCAAGGCAGAAATCTTGCAGTACAGTGTCTGGCCACCCCACTCTTCCGGCATCAGTCCAAGATCGGAAAGCTGCTGCATGACCCTCTCAGGATTAGCCTCGGGAAGGTCGCATTTGTTGATTGCAACGATGATAGGTACTTTTGCGGCCCTGGCATGATCGATTGCCTCACGTGTCTGCGGCATGACGCCGTCATTTGCGGCTACGACGAGGACGACAATGTCAGTAACCTGTGCACCACGGGCCCTCATCATCGTGAAAGCAGCATGTCCGGGAGTATCCAGGAATACGATATTGCCCCTGTCCTTGAGGTTGACCTTATATGCACCGATATGCTGGGTGATTCCTCCGAATTCGCCTCCGGCAACATTGGTAGACCGTATTGCATCGAGCAATTTCGTTTTACCATGGTCAACGTGACCCATTATGGTTACGATCGGTGCTCTGGGCTTAAGATCTTCCTTCGTATCCTTATCCGATTCAATGATTGTCTCATCGTACAAGGAAACAAGATGGACTTCACAATTATACTCACTTGCAATAATCTCTGCAGTCTCATGGTCAATCATCTGGTTGATCGTTACCATCTGTCCCATTGAAAAGAGCTTGGAAATGATATCCGTAGCCTTGAGATTCATTTTCTTTGCAAGGTCAGCAACAGTGATGGATTCCATCATGTCAATGGATTTTGGAACTGCTGCAAGCTTGGCTGCAACCTGTTCCCGCTTCCTCTGGATCTGGAACTCCTTCTCCATCTTGGCATCACGCTTCTGATAGTTTTTCTTGCTGTTACGGTTCTGGGAACGCTTTTGGGTCTTCCCTGTGTCAACCATAGGCCGGTCAGACGTACCATTGTTACTGCCTCCAGTCCGAGGCCTGAAACCGCCACCCGGTCTATTATTGGAACCAGGTCTGCCACCAGCATATCCTCCGCCAGGTCTGCCGGCATATCCCCCACCGGACCTGCCAGCGTATCCTCCGCCGGGCCTGTTATTGGAACCAAAGCCTGTAGATGGACGTCCGCCGGCATTATAGCCTCCACGGTTGTTGTAACCACCGCTCCTGCTGTTACCTGAAAAATTACGGCCGCCACCATTGTAATTGTTATTACGGTTATATGTACGGGTAGGCCGTGAACCCGGTGCAGGTTTGCCACCTACGGTCCCAGCAATCCTAGGACCTTGGGAAGGAACCGGCATTTCCTGTTCAATGACTCCAGGATTCTTGCTTTGCCATTCGGCATGG from Spirochaetia bacterium harbors:
- the rbfA gene encoding 30S ribosome-binding factor RbfA, which codes for MSQYSQDRIETKISQVISTLIVNGEIKNRKVNSLCSVSKVSLSHDNSYATVYISSFLEDSVLKKSVEGLQSAAPFIQGKLGHLLGTKNTPRLTFKMDTSYRDAQKINNLIDSLVQDGK
- the infB gene encoding translation initiation factor IF-2, with the translated sequence MSEVKKPTLIKQPKTTTANDEAKSRPERKKVVRVKKKVIIVKSQPVKPSKFVQPDTGTGTAATSQQRNVTESEPKKQKDKAAKEFEGKTIAGNSVVRPGLGKPITRKGISPLHNGPVIIRSKNLPPVPNQGQTAKDHAEWQSKNPGVIEQEMPVPSQGPRIAGTVGGKPAPGSRPTRTYNRNNNYNGGGRNFSGNSRSGGYNNRGGYNAGGRPSTGFGSNNRPGGGYAGRSGGGYAGRPGGGYAGGRPGSNNRPGGGFRPRTGGSNNGTSDRPMVDTGKTQKRSQNRNSKKNYQKRDAKMEKEFQIQRKREQVAAKLAAVPKSIDMMESITVADLAKKMNLKATDIISKLFSMGQMVTINQMIDHETAEIIASEYNCEVHLVSLYDETIIESDKDTKEDLKPRAPIVTIMGHVDHGKTKLLDAIRSTNVAGGEFGGITQHIGAYKVNLKDRGNIVFLDTPGHAAFTMMRARGAQVTDIVVLVVAANDGVMPQTREAIDHARAAKVPIIVAINKCDLPEANPERVMQQLSDLGLMPEEWGGQTLYCKISALKKQGIDELLDTILLESEILELKANPDCRAEGKVLESRIDQGRGTVATVLIQRGTLHQGDYYVAGIYPGRVRAMFNDTGKKISEAGPSSPVEIIGLSNIPSAGDPFQVTEDERQARMVGAKRQELQKLGTMASENKFTLQNMYSKIKEGNMKEFNVIIKGDVQGSVEALQGSLEKLSNNEIKLNVIRASAGAIIESDITLASASDALVIGFNVRPTPRAQALADQEKVEIRKYNIIYDVVDDVTAAMAGLLSPVIKEVDIGKVEVRDTFKVPKIGIIAGCYVTEGKVKRNSLVRVIRDNIQISKDLIKLTSLKRFKDDAKEVAVGFECGIGLENFQDIKVGDIFEIVETQEVARNLEEVKQDESVQSGQD